From one Dermacentor andersoni chromosome 1, qqDerAnde1_hic_scaffold, whole genome shotgun sequence genomic stretch:
- the Cpsf5 gene encoding cleavage and polyadenylation specificity factor subunit 5 encodes MATHISRSGSAGWPKSAPQSQYTGKYLGSNPSNLLNFTLNRTVNLYPLTNYTFGTKEALYERDSSVPARFQRMREEFEKIGMRRSVEGVLLVHEHGLPHVLLLQLGTTFFKLPGGELNMGEDEVEGLKRLMTEILGRQDGVKQDWVIEDTVGNWWRPNFEPPQYPYVPPHITKPKEHKRLYLVQLPEKALFAVPKNYKLVAAPLFELYDNAQGYGPIISSLPQALSRFNFIYL; translated from the exons ATGGCGACGCATATAAGCCGCTCAGGTTCAGCCGGCTGGCCCAAAAGCGCGCCACAGAGTCAGTACACAGGAAAGTACTTGGGATCCAATCCGTCGAACCTACTAAACTTCACACTGAACCGAACTGTCAACCT GTATCCTCTCACGAACTATACGTTCGGCACGAAAGAGGCGCTATATGAACGAGACAGTTCTGTGCCGGCGCGGTTCCAGCGCATGCGGGAAGAGTTTGAGAAGATTGGCATGCGGCGGTCCGTCGAGGGTGTCCTGCTGGTCCACGAGCATGGTCTCCCGCACGTATTGCTATTACAACTGGGAACCACATTTTTCAAATT ACCTGGCGGGGAACTCAACATGGGAGAAGATGAAGTGGAGGGGCTAAAACGGCTCATGACTGAG ATCCTGGGCCGGCAAGATGGTGTAAAGCAGGATTGGGTCATAGAAGACACTGTTGGTAACTGGTGGCGTCCAAACTTTGAACCCCCGCAG TACCCCTATGTTCCACCGCATATCACAAAGCCCAAAGAACATAAAAGGCTGTACCTTGTTCAGCTTCCTGAAAAGG CGCTTTTTGCAGTCCCTAAAAACTACAAGTTGGTGGCTGCACCATTGTTTGAGCTCTACGACAATGCGCAAGGATATGGCCCCATCATCTCCAGCCTCCCGCAGGCTTTAAGCAG ATTCAACTTCATCTATTTGTGA